The Saccharopolyspora gloriosae genome window below encodes:
- a CDS encoding DUF397 domain-containing protein gives MALRWKKSSYSSATRTCVEIARSDRAVAARDSKNPDGGVLLFGAASWTSFLNGIRTGRFGGGDCAPVPQDRAIPGGVGRVGQTHRRSVVSAW, from the coding sequence ATGGCTCTGCGCTGGAAAAAGAGTAGCTACAGCAGCGCAACGCGCACCTGCGTCGAGATCGCACGCTCCGATCGCGCCGTCGCTGCGCGGGATTCGAAGAATCCGGACGGCGGTGTCCTGCTGTTCGGTGCGGCATCATGGACATCGTTCCTGAATGGCATCCGCACGGGCCGATTCGGTGGCGGAGATTGTGCTCCGGTTCCGCAAGACCGCGCTATCCCCGGAGGAGTCGGTCGAGTTGGCCAGACACACCGCCGATCGGTGGTATCAGCATGGTGA
- a CDS encoding DUF397 domain-containing protein — translation MALHWRKSSYSNGTRTCVEVACADRAVAARDSKSPDGGVLLFGATSWSSFLHGVRAGRFDG, via the coding sequence ATGGCTCTGCACTGGCGAAAGAGTAGTTACAGCAACGGAACGCGCACCTGCGTTGAGGTCGCGTGCGCCGATCGCGCTGTCGCTGCGCGGGATTCGAAGAGCCCGGATGGCGGTGTCCTGCTGTTCGGTGCCACCTCTTGGTCTTCGTTCCTGCACGGCGTTCGTGCCGGTCGCTTCGACGGCTGA
- a CDS encoding DUF397 domain-containing protein — MAALDPSTLRWRRSSRSANYTNCVESAHLDWRKSSRSTNYTNCVEVAHTGHAVAARNSKAPDGGVLLVSADSWSSFLGGVRAGRFEVRS, encoded by the coding sequence ATGGCCGCACTGGATCCATCCACCCTCCGGTGGCGGAGGAGCAGCCGAAGCGCGAACTACACGAACTGCGTCGAGAGCGCCCATCTGGATTGGCGGAAGAGCAGCCGGAGTACGAACTACACGAACTGTGTTGAGGTCGCTCACACTGGTCACGCCGTCGCGGCCCGCAACTCGAAGGCTCCGGACGGCGGAGTGCTGCTGGTGAGCGCCGACTCCTGGTCCTCGTTCCTAGGCGGTGTTCGTGCTGGTCGCTTCGAGGTTCGATCCTGA
- a CDS encoding AraC family transcriptional regulator yields the protein MVDQLSEIFELVEVRGLLSGGFATRGPWVASGAVETPLKFFAMVSGRARVRTDGVDEPIELQPGDVAILNNRSWLHAEGGTGDGPPREISPEEGFPSPHLSGADFGTDDVLIGGRIDLNPTGDALLLQALPPLAHVRGSGVSATNLRGGIYRLFEEVRQDRMGSAFAVRQHCQLLLLEVLRAYVDQTELPPGWLKALADERLRPALDLMHADPGKPWGLEELAQAAAMSRTTFAERFRTAAGTPPLTYLHRWRILLAQRALRDGDTRVGSLATELGYASESAFSTAFKREVGESPLRYRQRIRDEPRARTDRQRA from the coding sequence ATGGTCGATCAGCTGTCCGAGATCTTCGAACTCGTCGAGGTCCGCGGTCTGCTCTCGGGCGGGTTCGCGACGCGGGGCCCGTGGGTGGCGAGCGGAGCCGTCGAGACCCCGCTGAAGTTCTTCGCGATGGTCTCCGGCCGCGCCCGGGTGCGCACCGACGGCGTCGACGAGCCGATCGAGCTCCAACCCGGCGACGTCGCCATCCTGAACAACCGCTCCTGGCTGCACGCCGAAGGCGGCACCGGCGACGGGCCGCCCCGCGAGATCTCACCCGAGGAAGGCTTCCCCTCCCCGCACCTCAGCGGCGCCGACTTCGGCACCGACGACGTGCTCATCGGCGGGCGCATCGACCTCAACCCGACCGGGGACGCACTGCTGCTGCAAGCACTTCCGCCGCTGGCGCACGTGCGCGGATCGGGCGTGTCGGCGACGAACCTCCGGGGCGGCATCTACCGGCTGTTCGAGGAGGTGCGCCAGGACCGGATGGGGTCCGCGTTCGCCGTCCGGCAGCACTGCCAACTCCTGCTGCTGGAGGTGCTGCGCGCCTACGTCGACCAGACCGAACTCCCTCCCGGCTGGCTCAAGGCGCTGGCCGACGAACGCTTGCGCCCCGCGCTGGACCTCATGCACGCCGACCCCGGAAAGCCTTGGGGCCTGGAGGAATTGGCGCAGGCCGCAGCGATGTCGCGCACGACCTTCGCCGAACGCTTCCGCACCGCGGCGGGCACGCCGCCGCTGACCTACCTGCACCGCTGGCGGATCCTGCTGGCACAACGCGCCCTCCGCGACGGCGACACCCGAGTCGGCTCACTGGCGACCGAACTGGGCTACGCCTCGGAGAGCGCCTTCAGCACCGCGTTCAAACGAGAAGTGGGCGAATCACCACTGCGGTACCGACAGCGGATCCGCGACGAACCCCGCGCCCGCACCGACCGGCAGCGCGCATGA
- a CDS encoding SDR family NAD(P)-dependent oxidoreductase → MTHKQHPIGTGFTAASTADEVLDGIDLSGKNIIVTGGHVGLGLETTRALSKAGASITVGSRNPERAAPALAGIERVEVDRLDLLDPASIEAFAARYRDSGRPLHALLNNAGIMGGPLVRDARGYESQFATNHLGHFQLTLGLLPALRAARGARVVNMTSGGHRISGIRWDDPHFATGYEPMLGYGQSKTANVLFAVELDRRWAADGIRGYAVHPGVIIGTDLGPSRPEDGEAVPEDQLRAMGLIDDAGRPIIAPERGRKTPQQGASTSAFAATSPLLADLGGVYLLDNDISALDVPRPIDFGTDQEITAEVVPHAVDPESARRLWELSEQLLTA, encoded by the coding sequence ATGACGCACAAGCAGCACCCCATCGGAACTGGTTTCACCGCCGCATCGACGGCGGACGAGGTCCTCGACGGCATCGACCTGTCGGGCAAGAACATCATCGTCACCGGCGGCCACGTCGGGCTCGGTTTGGAAACGACCCGGGCGTTGAGCAAGGCCGGCGCCTCCATCACCGTGGGTTCGCGGAACCCGGAGCGGGCCGCTCCCGCGCTCGCCGGGATCGAGCGCGTCGAGGTCGACCGGCTGGACCTCCTCGACCCGGCGTCGATCGAGGCTTTCGCCGCCCGCTACCGGGACTCCGGCCGCCCGCTGCACGCCCTGCTCAACAACGCGGGAATCATGGGCGGGCCGCTGGTGCGGGACGCGCGCGGCTACGAATCGCAGTTCGCCACCAACCACCTCGGCCACTTCCAGCTGACCCTCGGTCTGCTGCCCGCGCTGCGCGCCGCTCGTGGCGCCCGCGTCGTCAACATGACCTCCGGCGGCCACCGGATCTCCGGCATCCGGTGGGACGACCCGCACTTCGCCACCGGGTACGAGCCGATGCTCGGCTACGGCCAGTCGAAGACGGCCAACGTCCTGTTCGCCGTCGAACTCGACCGGAGGTGGGCCGCCGACGGGATCCGGGGCTACGCCGTGCATCCCGGAGTCATCATCGGCACGGACCTGGGCCCGTCCCGGCCCGAGGACGGCGAGGCCGTGCCGGAGGACCAGCTGCGGGCGATGGGACTCATCGACGACGCCGGTCGGCCGATCATCGCCCCGGAACGCGGGCGGAAGACCCCGCAGCAGGGCGCGAGCACCAGCGCCTTCGCCGCGACCAGTCCGCTGCTCGCCGACCTCGGAGGTGTCTACCTGCTGGACAACGACATCTCCGCGCTGGACGTGCCGCGGCCGATCGACTTCGGAACCGACCAGGAGATCACGGCCGAGGTCGTGCCGCACGCGGTCGACCCCGAGTCCGCGCGGCGGCTCTGGGAGCTCAGCGAGCAGCTGCTCACGGCGTAG